From one Trifolium pratense cultivar HEN17-A07 linkage group LG1, ARS_RC_1.1, whole genome shotgun sequence genomic stretch:
- the LOC123902839 gene encoding ethylene receptor 2-like: protein MYKSKAFGFIIFLLLLCVSATSDGFPKCNCDDDTSWWTIEKILECQKVGDFLIAVAYFSIPVELIYFISCSNFPFKWVLFQFIAFIVLCGMTHLFNSWTYGPHTFQIMVTLTVLKVLTAMVSCATAITLVTLIPLLLKVKVRELLLKRKTRELGIEYGMIMKQNEAGMHVRMLTQEIRKSLDRHKILYTTLVELSKTLGLQNCAVWMPNVEKTTMNLTHELNGRNVNSSIVITNPDVVRVKADNVVNIIDSDSELSSASSGVSVDAGPVAAIRMPMLRVCDFKGGTPELTQACYAILVLVLPSEEARSWSNQELEIIKVVADQVAVALSHAAILEESQLIKEKLEEQNRALQLEKMNAMLASEARAVFQKVMSNGMGRPMHSVMGLLSMMQDENLKNEQKLIVDSMVRTSGVLSNLMNDAMDNSERDGGSGRFPLEMKSFGLHNMLKEATCIAKCMSLCKGLGFKVEVDKSLPNHVIGDEKRVFQVILHMVGNLIDGNHGGGILVFRVFAESGSRGRTEHGYATWRPSSSSGDVHIRFDVRINSSDSELETSVSSGQLAGKMRMSDPTFEERMSFSICKKIIRSMQGNICSVPNARGFPQVMTLALRFQLRHSVAVSIPEPGEISEPSNSNSLFRGLQVLLADNDDVNRAVTQKFLRKLGCSVTSVSSGFECLSLVGHAGASPFEVVLLDLHLPDLDGFEFTARIRKFKSRNWPIVIALTASSEEDLWEKCMHIGFNGVIRKPVLLEGFAAELRRILKGNLALLGSSSY from the exons ATGTATAAATCAAAAGCATTTGGATTCATAATTTTTCTGCTCCTATTATGTGTATCTGCAACTTCTGATGGATTTCCTAAATGCAACTGTGATGATGACACAAGCTGGTGGACTATTGAGAAGATTCTAGAATGTCAGAAAGTCGGCGATTTCCTAATCGCGGTCGCGTATTTTTCAATTCCTGTTGAGCTAATTTATTTCATCAGTTGCTCAAATTTTCCATTCAAATGGGTACTTTTTCAGTTCATAGCTTTTATTGTACTTTGTGGAATGACACATTTGTTCAATAGTTGGACTTATGGACCCCATACTTTTCAAATCATGGTGACACTTACTGTCTTGAAAGTCCTCACTGCTATGGTTTCGTGTGCAACTGCGATAACACTCGTCACTTTGATCCCTTTACTGTTAAAAGTGAAGGTTAGAGAGTTGTTGTTGAAGCGGAAGACGAGGGAGCTTGGTATTGAGTATGGTATGATAATGAAACAGAATGAAGCTGGAATGCATGTAAGAATGCTTACTCAAGAGATTCGTAAATCGCTCGATAGACATAAGATTTTGTATACGACATTGGTTGAATTGTCGAAAACTTTAGGGTTGCAAAACTGTGCTGTATGGATGCCTAATGTTGAGAAAACCACGATGAACCTCACTCATGAATTGAATGGGAGGAATGTTAATTCTTCTATAGTGATTACAAATCCGGATGTTGTGAGAGTTAAGGCTGATAATGTAGTTAACATAATTGATTCTGACTCGGAGCTTTCTTCTGCGAGTAGTGGAGTTTCTGTTGATGCAGGACCTGTTGCTGCGATTCGAATGCCAATGCTTCGGGTTTGTGACTTCAAAGGTGGAACGCCGGAGCTAACGCAGGCGTGTTATGCGATACTTGTATTGGTACTTCCTAGTGAGGAGGCTAGATCTTGGAGCAATCAAGAATTGGAGATAATTAAAGTTGTTGCTGATCAGGTGGCCGTTGCTCTTTCTCATGCTGCGATTCTCGAAGAATCGCAACTTATAAAAGAGAAATTGGAGGAGCAAAACCGAGCATTGCAACTGGAGAAAATGAATGCTATGCTGGCGAGTGAGGCTAGAGCGGTTTTTCAGAAAGTCATGAGCAATGGAATGGGACGGCCAATGCATTCAGTTATGGGTTTGCTCTCAATGATGCAAGATGAGAATTTGAAGAATGAACAGAAACTTATTGTGGATTCAATGGTAAGGACAAGCGGCGTCTTATCAAACTTAATGAACGATGCTATGGACAATTCGGAGAGAGATGGTGGAAGTGGAAGATTTCCTTTGGAGATGAAATCTTTTGGTTTACATAATATGTTAAAAGAAGCAACTTGCATTGCAAAGTGTATGAGTTTATGTAAAGGTTTAGGTTTTAAGGTTGAGGTTGATAAGTCTTTGCCTAACCATGTTATCGGCGACGAAAAGAGGGTTTTTCAAGTGATTTTGCATATGGTTGGGAACCTAATAGACGGTAATCATGGTGGAGGGATTCTCGTGTTTCGAGTGTTTGCGGAATCTGGAAGCCGAGGAAGGACTGAACATGGATATGCAACTTGGAGACCAAGCTCGTCTAGCGGTGATGTGCATATTAGATTTGATGTAAGAATAAATAGCAGTGATTCGGAGTTGGAGACCTCAGTTTCTTCAGGCCAACTTGCAGGTAAGATGCGTATGAGTGATCCCACGTTCGAGGAAAGGATGAGCTTCAGCATTTGCAAGAAGATAATCCGG TCAATGCAAGGTAACATATGTTCAGTACCAAATGCTAGAGGCTTTCCACAAGTCATGACCCTTGCTCTTCGGTTTCAATTACGCCATTCTGTCGCGGTAAGCATACCCGAACCAGGGGAGATTTCAGAGCcgtcaaattcaaattcattgTTCAGAGGTCTGCAAGTTTTGTTGGCCGACAATGACGATGTTAATAGAGCAGTGACACAAAAGTTTCTTCGCAAACTAGGTTGTTCTGTTACATCTGTTTCTTCCGGATTCGAATGTCTTAGTCTTGTTGGACATGCTGGTGCATCTCCCTTTGAAGTTGTGCTTTTGGACCTTCACCTGCCTGATTTAGATGGATTTGAATTTACTGCGAGGATCCGGAAGTTTAAAAGCCGCAACTGGCCTATCGTCATTGCTTTGACAGCAAGCTCTGAAGAAGATTTGTGGGAAAAATGTATGCATATTGGATTTAATGGAGTTATTCGAAAGCCGGTTTTGTTAGAAGGATTCGCAGCCGAACTCCGAAGAATCTTGAAGGGAAATTTGGCCCTATTAGGATCTTCAAGTTATTAA